In the Candidatus Protochlamydia phocaeensis genome, AAATGATCTGCGTGGAATCGTAATAAAAAATTTCATGCACTTTTACAATATTGTCGTTTCCTTGCAGAACATTTAAAAAGATCTCTTCATTTCTGGCTGCTTGCGTGGAAGAAGTAGGGGAAAGGCTAGAAAGGGACATAAGATAAGCCTTCAGCTTTCTAGGCTTTGTTAAATTAAAAGCCTTGAGAACTCTCTTGAAATTGCCTTGTGAAATATAAGTAGAAGGCTCCGGTCTATCAAAAAAGAGTAATAAGACGCGTTTTTTTGAATGCACTTCTATTCTAAAGGATAACTCGCAAGAGTTTGGATTTTCTGGTGTTGGGGGAGCGTATTGCACATGGCCTTGAAAAAGGGCGGGATAGGAAATTGACTTGTTTTCGCAAATCTCTTTTTTATTGAACCTAAGCCAATTATAAATGTCATGAAGCGGTTTTTCTTCCAAAGGAATTCCCAGCTGAATTAATTGCTGAATGCGGAATTTTTGCTCTTCAAATGAGCAATCGATGAGGTCTTCAGAAGGATTCTTTGTGGGATTAAATGGCGGAAAAAGAGTACTGAGAAGCTCAATCCGCTTGGTGCATTGGGTGACCGGCGTGTTATTAAGGGCCGCAAAGGGATAAACGACGGTATATTCCTCAAAAACGCGTCTTCTTTTAGGCGTAGCAGGTGAATAAACAGGGGTGCCGTTCGATTGAATATGCAGCCCCGCAGCTGTATCGGTTTCTTTATCCAGCTCGATGACATGTTTCCGGCAGGTAGGAGCCTCTCTTGTTGTTGATAAAGGAGGATTTCCTGTGGACTGTAAGGCATAAATGGGAAGAGATCCCATTAAAGAAGGTGAAGCGGAAGAGAAAGGGTGCATAATTTATTTCCTTCATTTTCTTAAGTGATTGAGAGCTGCCTGGGCTGTCCAGCGCTGTTGAGGGTGGGGATGGAGCGTATGCCAAAGCAAAATTTCGATCTTATCGGAGTGATTAAAAGGGGTGTAGTGATAGTCATTAATTTCACGTAACACCGATTTCTTTGTGAAGTGATCAAATTTTTTACTTCCGAACCAGGGAAAAAGCTGTCCTTTCCACAAAATCCATAATATGCATCCCGCAGCCCATACGTCTAAAGCCGGACTGAACGTCTCTGTTTCTTGTTCCCAGCCCTCGGGAGCTAAGTAGTCCAATGATCCTTTGCATCTAGATAAAGCGTCTTGATCATCCACAAAGCAGGCCAGGCCAAAATCTGTCAGGCTCAAATTTTTTTTATTTATATCCATTAAAACATTTTCAGGTTTGAGGTCTCTGTGAATGACGTGTTTGGAATGGATGTAAGCGAGCGTTTCAAAGAGTTGAATGCTGAGGCGTAGTTTTTTTTGAGGGGATACAAACGTTTTTTTTAGAATCAAGTCGTTTAGCAACGAAAATAATTCGTTTGGCATATACTTCATTAATATGCGCTGTTGATTTTTTGCGTAGTAAAAGATTTGATAGGTTTTGACGACGTGCGTTTGTTGATTGAATAAAGATAGAAATATTTCTTCATTCTTCATCGCTTCAAGAGCGAATTTAGTCGAATGTGAAAGAGGATCGGCATAGGCATAAACTTTTGGCTTAATTAAATTGAAAGCTTTGATAATTTTTTTAAACGAGCCGGAAGAAATATAAGTAGAGCAATTTTCCGGAAATAGGAGAATGATCCTTTTATTTGAATGGACTTCAATCAAGAAATCGCTTTCAGGTTGCTTAACAAAGGGATCTTCTGCCGTAGAGGCTTTAGACCGCTCGCTGATAGTCGCTTTAAAAGGGGCGGGATAAGAAATATCGGAGCGATTGCAAATCAAATGCTTGTTTTTTGCAAACCACGCATATAAGCACTTAAGGGCCGTCTTCTCCAGAGGAACGCCGAGTTTGATAAGCTGTTCGCTGTTTTCTTCC is a window encoding:
- a CDS encoding protein kinase domain-containing protein, which translates into the protein MHPFSSASPSLMGSLPIYALQSTGNPPLSTTREAPTCRKHVIELDKETDTAAGLHIQSNGTPVYSPATPKRRRVFEEYTVVYPFAALNNTPVTQCTKRIELLSTLFPPFNPTKNPSEDLIDCSFEEQKFRIQQLIQLGIPLEEKPLHDIYNWLRFNKKEICENKSISYPALFQGHVQYAPPTPENPNSCELSFRIEVHSKKRVLLLFFDRPEPSTYISQGNFKRVLKAFNLTKPRKLKAYLMSLSSLSPTSSTQAARNEEIFLNVLQGNDNIVKVHEIFYYDSTQIILMKYYPCDFFSIIAGLNYKHLTLSDEEKLNCSIDLLKAIVQIHAKGIIHRDIKPENILFDPKDFVLTDFGLSCLNIDSKALSHTAGSLDYLAPEAILGSREMYGTSLDIWAAGCVLWQLWKERPFPWYGIRKLDYYTKLNATHLMHTYHQQPLNPDDKIEILLRMMLDLDPLKRITALEALNYLQGLLKPTVNVLSNDLTPPDNPTSAPSIF
- a CDS encoding protein kinase domain-containing protein, with amino-acid sequence MHFETKSSIPLFSMNFTGSYNLEESESDNLGESESYNLEGKEDLLLPEPDPQPSLEMPKSSWIKQTISRLASNFAHSIFASKQREEDTLPLISLSVETTPCQQCIKKIYDASVTVLGLEDQLSRLSLKPYKKQADIDPEENSEQLIKLGVPLEKTALKCLYAWFAKNKHLICNRSDISYPAPFKATISERSKASTAEDPFVKQPESDFLIEVHSNKRIILLFPENCSTYISSGSFKKIIKAFNLIKPKVYAYADPLSHSTKFALEAMKNEEIFLSLFNQQTHVVKTYQIFYYAKNQQRILMKYMPNELFSLLNDLILKKTFVSPQKKLRLSIQLFETLAYIHSKHVIHRDLKPENVLMDINKKNLSLTDFGLACFVDDQDALSRCKGSLDYLAPEGWEQETETFSPALDVWAAGCILWILWKGQLFPWFGSKKFDHFTKKSVLREINDYHYTPFNHSDKIEILLWHTLHPHPQQRWTAQAALNHLRK